ATGCACTGGTGACTATTTGCCCGAATAAACCCGCTAAAACCGAGATTATTGGTAAACTTAAGCATTCTTGGCTTAATCCCCGTATTTATCTCTATTACGAAACCGAAAACGGTCAAAGAATCGAGAAAAAGAAAGAATTACCCAGTTTTAAGGCATTAGGTAAGGATGGACTGTGTCGCTTGCTGTTTTACGAGACTAGGCTTTTGTATCAAGTTTTAACGGCTAATTTGGTAAAGTGATGATGTTGAACAATTAACACAGAACAGGGGGCATGATGGAGAACATAATTACTCACACTACCTAAGAATAACTCTCCTAGACCCGATCGCCCACGCCGACCGATGACAATTAAATCAATATTTTCCTCTCGCGCCACTTTACAGATAGTTTTGGCGGCATGACCGTAAATTTGCCGGTATTCTCCCTTTACACCCATTTCTACCGCCTGATTAGCTCTTTTTTGCAACATTTCCACCCCTTTCTGCTCAAATTCTTCCCATTGTTGCCGCCAAAAATCGAGAGTGAGATCATTACCCTGGGCGGGGTAAATATCGGCTAAATTGGGTGGAATCGGTAAAGGGCTATAATCTTCTTCAGGGGAAAGGACGTGCAGTAGTAGGAGGTTAGCTTCGTACTTACTGGCTAAGGATACAGCCTCCTTAAAAACACTATCCCCCATCTCGGACAAATCTATTGCTATCAAGATTTTTTGATACATTTTTCAGCCTCTGCAACCATGCCTTATTTAACGGAATCCGACGCTATTAGAAATGCGATCGATCACTTTTGTTATTTTCCCATTCTTTGGTTAGATACGGAAGTAGCTGATTACGATAGCAAGACTCCCCGTTTGTCTCTGATTCAAATTCTTGCTGATTCCACGTACCTAACGGGTGAGCGGGTGACAATTTTGGATGTTCTCGATCGACCCGATCTGACTAACTATTTTATCACTAAAATCATGCTGGTTGACTGGATAGAAAAGGTTTTTCACAATGCTAGTTATGATTGTAAATTTTTGGGCGGTAAGGGCAAAGTTAAAAAGATTACCTGTACCCTAGAGTTAGCTAAAAAGGTTCCCTACTATATTGCTCCTTTACCCAATTATCAACTAAAAACCCTGGCTGAATGTCTTTGTCATTTTCCCCCTATTGATCAGACTGAACAGGGGGGTAATTGGGGCAAAAGACCTTTAACGGCGGACCAGCTAGAATATGCACAAAAAGACCCCGTATATAGGGACCAAATCCATCATCGTCTTTTGCAGCTCTCCCATTTAATTACTCCTGATCCTGCCGGTGAGAATCTGGAAAGATTAACTAATCGTTATTGGGAAATTTACCAGCAATGGAAGCTTTTAGATCCAGAGATGGAACATCTCAAGGAACGTTTAAAGTCGGCAATTATCCAGCAAGAGGCTGCGGAGATTAACGGGTTTTCGGTCAGTTACCAAAATCGCACCAACAAAAAAGTTAAACTGGCCGAATTAGCCTTGTCTATTTATCGGGACAGGATAGCCAAATATCTCTCTCCTTAACTAATGATTTTCTCAAAGAATTAGGGGATTTAGCCCAAGGGTTAACCATCGAGGAAACTCCCAAAAAAATTAGTCAATTGACCATCAAACAAAATGAAGCTGACTTGACATGATTACAGCAGAATTAAGCAGATAGGAGATAGGAGTCAAGACCAAATTGGGTTATACTTGATATTTATGAGAAAGGCTGTAATAGCTAGAAAAAATTGCTTGCGGGGATAATCTAAATGACTGTAAAGATCGCTTATCTGGGGCCAGTGGGAACCTATTCAGAAACAGCCGCTTTAGCATTTGCTAATAGTTTACCACCCCAGCCTCATCAATTAATACCCTATCCTAGCATTGCCCTAGCCCTGCGATCGGTTGTCCAAAATCAGGCCGATTTAGCAGTGGTCCCGGTGGAAAATTCCACCGAAGGAAGTGTGGTAATGACTCTTGATGCTTTATGGCAATTACCCGGGTTACAGATTCAACAAGAATTAGTTTTACCGATTTCCCATGCACTTCTATCTCCCAGACAATCGCTAACAGAAATTAAAACCGTTTATTCCCATCCCCAAGCTTTAGCTCAATGTCAAAAATGGCTAGAAAATAATTTACCTAACGTGCCGATTATTCCCACTAATTCTACCACAGAAGCGATTCAAATTCTCGATCGAGAGGCCAATTCGGCCGCTATTGCTTCCCCCCGGGCAGCAAAACTCTATAATGTACCAATATTAATACAACCAATTAATGATTATCCCGATAATTGTACCCGTTTTTGGGTAATGGCTTTAACTTCCCATCGCCAAGGTGAGCGAATGTCCCTCGCTTTTCAAGTTTTAGATCAACCCGGTGCTTTAGTCAAACCTTTAGAAGTTTTTGCCAAACGTCAGCTTAATTTATCTCGGATCGAATCGCGACCAACTAAACGATCTTTAGGAGAATACATATTTTTTATCGATCTAGAAATTAATCCAGATCAACAGCATTTAATCGCAGAAACTTTAGAAGAATTAACCAATTATACCGATGCGATCGATGTTCTTGGTGCTTATCAGGTGGTTAATTTGCCTGTAGAAAGTTTAGAGGAATTATAAACTAAGTTGCCCAGAAATTACAGTAGTTAAATAGAGATATTTTAGCTTTTAAGAGAGGGAAGAATCGGCAAAGATGAGTTTTCCTCTGGGGTAGAATCAAGCTTTTTTTCCCCCACTAGAGGAAGAATAATTTCCACAGTTGTTCCTAAACCTTGACCTTGACTAGAGATAGTAATATCTCCCTCCATCATTTTCATCAAATTCTTAGAAATAGCTAATCCCAAACCCGTACCGCTAAATTTTCTGGTTGTGGAACCATCAATCATCACAAAAGGTCGGAATAATTTTGATTGCTGCCGGGGGTCTATACCGATTCCTGTATCGATTATAGTCATAATAGCCTGTGGATGTTCTAGGTGAGTTATCAAAGAAAT
This Microcystis wesenbergii NRERC-220 DNA region includes the following protein-coding sequences:
- a CDS encoding ribonuclease D, with the translated sequence MPYLTESDAIRNAIDHFCYFPILWLDTEVADYDSKTPRLSLIQILADSTYLTGERVTILDVLDRPDLTNYFITKIMLVDWIEKVFHNASYDCKFLGGKGKVKKITCTLELAKKVPYYIAPLPNYQLKTLAECLCHFPPIDQTEQGGNWGKRPLTADQLEYAQKDPVYRDQIHHRLLQLSHLITPDPAGENLERLTNRYWEIYQQWKLLDPEMEHLKERLKSAIIQQEAAEINGFSVSYQNRTNKKVKLAELALSIYRDRIAKYLSP
- the pheA gene encoding prephenate dehydratase, whose protein sequence is MTVKIAYLGPVGTYSETAALAFANSLPPQPHQLIPYPSIALALRSVVQNQADLAVVPVENSTEGSVVMTLDALWQLPGLQIQQELVLPISHALLSPRQSLTEIKTVYSHPQALAQCQKWLENNLPNVPIIPTNSTTEAIQILDREANSAAIASPRAAKLYNVPILIQPINDYPDNCTRFWVMALTSHRQGERMSLAFQVLDQPGALVKPLEVFAKRQLNLSRIESRPTKRSLGEYIFFIDLEINPDQQHLIAETLEELTNYTDAIDVLGAYQVVNLPVESLEEL
- a CDS encoding universal stress protein, translating into MYQKILIAIDLSEMGDSVFKEAVSLASKYEANLLLLHVLSPEEDYSPLPIPPNLADIYPAQGNDLTLDFWRQQWEEFEQKGVEMLQKRANQAVEMGVKGEYRQIYGHAAKTICKVAREENIDLIVIGRRGRSGLGELFLGSVSNYVLHHAPCSVLIVQHHHFTKLAVKT